A stretch of Myxococcus hansupus DNA encodes these proteins:
- a CDS encoding ParA family protein, whose protein sequence is MGRIICISNQKGGVGKTTTAINLAASLASAERRTLLVDMDPQGNAGSGLGIKQDNITGTIYEALLNDRPIKELLHPTELRYLQVVPATPDLTGAEVELVNQDNREFRLRDALRPLASEYDYIIIDCPPSLGLLTLNALAAADSVLIPLQCEYYALEGLSQLTHTIDLVKQGLNPDLKMEGILLTMFDSRANIAHQVVEEVRGYFKKQVFEVIVPRNVRLSECPSFGKPIILYDIKSKGCESYLALGRELMKRDTPKSPRRRVA, encoded by the coding sequence GTGGGTCGTATCATCTGCATCTCCAACCAGAAGGGCGGCGTTGGGAAGACCACCACCGCCATCAACCTCGCGGCGAGTCTGGCCTCGGCGGAGCGTCGCACCCTGCTGGTGGACATGGACCCACAGGGCAACGCCGGCAGCGGCCTGGGCATCAAGCAGGACAACATCACCGGCACCATCTACGAAGCGCTGCTCAATGACCGGCCCATCAAGGAGCTGCTCCACCCCACGGAGCTGCGCTACCTCCAGGTCGTGCCCGCCACGCCGGACCTCACCGGCGCCGAGGTCGAGCTCGTCAACCAGGACAACCGCGAGTTCCGTCTGCGCGACGCGCTCCGCCCGCTGGCCTCCGAGTACGACTACATCATCATCGACTGTCCGCCGTCGCTCGGCCTGCTGACGCTCAACGCGCTGGCCGCCGCGGACTCCGTCCTCATCCCGCTCCAGTGCGAGTACTACGCGCTGGAGGGACTCTCGCAGCTCACGCACACCATCGACCTGGTGAAGCAGGGCCTCAACCCGGACCTGAAGATGGAGGGCATCCTGCTCACCATGTTCGACTCGCGGGCGAACATCGCCCACCAGGTCGTCGAGGAGGTGCGCGGGTACTTCAAGAAGCAGGTGTTCGAGGTCATCGTGCCGCGCAACGTGCGCCTGTCCGAGTGCCCCTCCTTCGGAAAGCCCATCATCCTGTACGACATCAAGTCGAAGGGTTGTGAAAGCTACCTCGCCCTCGGCCGCGAGCTGATGAAGCGGGACACCCCCAAGAGCCCTCGCCGGCGCGTGGCTTGA
- a CDS encoding ParB/RepB/Spo0J family partition protein codes for MVKADAQKRALGRGLSALIPQAGAGGSGKGGEQAAKAGVLKLPIESIHRDKEQPRTYFDEEKLKELSDSIKAQGVLQPILVRKDGDGYRIIAGERRWRASQAAGLKEVPAIVRDVTEVQAFELALVENLQRADLNPIEEAEGYKRLVEEFKLTQEQVSVRVGKERSTVANALRLLALPADVKGMVADGTLSMGHARALLGVPRLPELQNLAKQVAEKKLSVRDTERLVQQSRPNGKKDAGKAAPKQSPQVKSLVEELQRRLGTKVRLTERSPGKGTIEVDFFSYDDLDRLLKLLRKE; via the coding sequence GTGGTGAAAGCAGACGCACAGAAGCGGGCCCTGGGACGCGGCCTGTCCGCCCTCATTCCCCAGGCGGGCGCGGGCGGTTCCGGCAAGGGCGGCGAGCAGGCCGCGAAGGCCGGCGTCCTCAAGCTCCCCATCGAGTCCATCCACCGCGACAAGGAACAGCCGCGCACCTACTTCGACGAGGAGAAGCTCAAGGAGCTCTCCGACTCCATCAAGGCGCAGGGCGTGCTCCAGCCCATCCTCGTCCGCAAGGACGGTGACGGCTACCGCATCATCGCGGGCGAGCGCCGTTGGCGCGCGTCCCAGGCGGCCGGTCTCAAGGAAGTGCCCGCCATCGTCCGCGACGTGACGGAGGTCCAGGCCTTCGAACTGGCGCTGGTGGAGAACCTCCAGCGCGCGGACCTGAACCCCATTGAAGAGGCGGAGGGCTACAAGCGCCTGGTGGAGGAGTTCAAGCTCACGCAAGAGCAGGTCAGCGTGCGCGTGGGCAAGGAGCGCTCCACGGTGGCCAACGCGCTGCGCCTGCTCGCGTTGCCCGCGGACGTGAAGGGCATGGTGGCGGACGGCACGCTCAGCATGGGGCACGCGCGCGCCCTGCTGGGGGTTCCCCGGCTGCCGGAGCTCCAGAACCTGGCCAAGCAAGTCGCGGAGAAGAAGCTCTCCGTGCGTGACACGGAGCGGCTGGTCCAGCAGAGTCGCCCCAACGGGAAGAAGGACGCGGGCAAGGCGGCACCGAAGCAGAGCCCGCAGGTGAAGTCACTGGTGGAGGAGCTTCAACGGCGGCTGGGTACCAAGGTCCGGCTCACCGAACGAAGCCCCGGAAAGGGCACCATCGAGGTGGACTTCTTCTCGTACGATGACCTCGACCGGCTCTTGAAGCTTCTCAGGAAGGAGTAG
- the bacM gene encoding bactofilin BacM yields the protein MALLGGKKDEASSKPLFRREEESVSQRSGEVHTLLGKGSEFEGKLTFEGQVRIDGKFQGQIITKDVLVIGDGAKVQAEIQAGTVIINGQVEGNVKATQIIELKTPGRVKGNLETPSLSMDRGVIFEGSLKMENLGTTGARPPPPPGSEKK from the coding sequence GTGGCGCTCCTTGGCGGGAAAAAAGACGAAGCATCCAGCAAGCCTCTGTTCAGGCGGGAGGAGGAATCCGTGTCGCAGCGTTCTGGTGAGGTCCACACGCTCCTGGGCAAGGGGAGCGAGTTCGAAGGGAAGCTGACCTTCGAAGGGCAGGTCCGTATCGACGGCAAGTTCCAGGGGCAGATCATCACCAAGGACGTGCTCGTCATTGGAGATGGCGCCAAGGTCCAGGCTGAAATCCAGGCCGGCACCGTCATCATCAACGGCCAGGTCGAAGGCAACGTGAAGGCGACGCAGATCATCGAGCTGAAGACGCCCGGCCGCGTGAAGGGCAACCTCGAGACGCCGTCGCTGTCCATGGACCGCGGGGTCATCTTCGAGGGCTCGCTGAAGATGGAGAACCTGGGCACCACTGGCGCCCGGCCTCCTCCGCCCCCGGGCAGCGAGAAGAAGTAG
- the egtD gene encoding L-histidine N(alpha)-methyltransferase: MRVTTVPTVATPGDNAQQTPGVQVDVYVKPGDAKRALREEALQGLCGTPKELSPKWLYDERGSQLFDDITRLPEYYPTRREREILLAHAGDIARLSGADTLIELGSGTSEKTRLLLDALEEAGRLARFVPFDVSEAFLRRAATGLAREYPGITVHAVVGDFERHLGQLPGGGRRLVAFLGGTIGNLKPAQRALFLRQLSAGLQPGDGLLLGTDLIKDRERLYAAYNDSAGVTAEFNRNVLKVLNRELGADFDVEAFDHFAPFDEKNAWVEMRLVSRKAQTVRLSHLHKQVDFAEGEVLRTEVSCKFHQQQVAAELSEAGLELSQWWTDAAGDFALSLSFKR, from the coding sequence ATGCGGGTGACGACGGTACCGACGGTGGCGACTCCGGGTGACAACGCGCAGCAGACTCCGGGAGTCCAGGTGGACGTGTACGTGAAGCCGGGTGACGCGAAGCGCGCCCTGCGGGAAGAGGCGCTCCAGGGCCTGTGCGGCACGCCCAAGGAGCTGTCTCCCAAGTGGCTCTACGACGAGCGCGGCAGCCAGCTCTTCGACGACATCACCCGGCTGCCGGAGTACTACCCGACGCGGCGCGAGCGGGAAATCCTGCTGGCCCACGCGGGCGACATCGCGCGGCTGAGCGGCGCGGACACGCTCATCGAGCTGGGCAGCGGCACCAGCGAGAAGACGCGCCTGCTGCTGGACGCGCTGGAGGAGGCGGGCCGGCTGGCGCGCTTCGTCCCCTTCGACGTGAGCGAGGCCTTCCTGCGCCGCGCGGCCACGGGGCTGGCGCGGGAGTACCCCGGCATCACCGTGCACGCGGTGGTGGGCGACTTCGAGCGGCACCTGGGGCAGCTCCCCGGCGGCGGCCGGCGACTGGTGGCCTTCCTGGGCGGCACCATTGGCAACCTGAAGCCGGCGCAGCGCGCGCTCTTCCTGCGCCAGTTGTCCGCGGGCCTCCAGCCCGGTGACGGCCTGCTGCTGGGCACCGACCTCATCAAGGACCGCGAGCGGCTGTACGCCGCCTACAACGACAGCGCGGGCGTGACGGCCGAGTTCAACCGCAACGTGCTCAAGGTGCTCAACCGCGAGCTGGGCGCGGACTTCGACGTGGAGGCCTTCGACCACTTCGCGCCCTTCGACGAGAAGAACGCCTGGGTGGAGATGCGCCTGGTGTCGCGCAAGGCGCAGACGGTGCGGCTGTCCCACCTGCACAAGCAGGTGGACTTCGCCGAGGGCGAGGTGCTGCGCACCGAGGTGAGCTGCAAGTTCCACCAGCAGCAGGTGGCCGCGGAGCTGTCCGAGGCGGGGCTCGAGCTGTCCCAGTGGTGGACGGACGCCGCGGGGGACTTCGCGCTCTCCCTGTCCTTCAAGCGCTGA
- a CDS encoding helix-turn-helix domain-containing protein, translating into MDTELASMLGAASRAARVRMGLTQADVAERIGMASEVYGRLERGHMLPSVQNLRRLCMVLNVPPHELLGLGEGFTAPPPVKEKAAAKNREDDTPEMRRLMRNLRKLSAVQLKLMNLVASAMQHKKK; encoded by the coding sequence ATGGACACAGAACTGGCGAGCATGCTGGGCGCCGCGTCGCGAGCCGCCCGGGTGCGGATGGGCCTGACGCAGGCGGATGTCGCCGAACGCATTGGAATGGCGTCGGAGGTGTACGGACGTCTGGAGCGTGGCCACATGCTGCCCAGCGTCCAGAACCTGCGCCGGCTGTGCATGGTGCTGAATGTCCCGCCCCACGAGCTGCTCGGCCTGGGCGAGGGCTTCACGGCGCCTCCGCCCGTGAAGGAGAAGGCCGCCGCGAAGAACCGCGAGGACGACACGCCGGAGATGCGGCGGTTGATGCGCAACCTCCGCAAGCTGTCGGCCGTGCAGTTGAAGCTGATGAACCTGGTCGCCTCGGCGATGCAGCACAAGAAGAAGTAG
- a CDS encoding Ig-like domain-containing protein: protein MPSHVAFLHPPRSTLALSTFVLVSLTGLLLSNTARAATNAESAQRAINFLSADAENWSARFGCTSCHRHGAAMFGLTNARTKGYDLDALTYNGRTNRQNLDAIMARVVSEQRADGSWYHEDIHYPNAKSSYSAFGLAGYDAHLGTRYSDVLVLAADWSLTRQDANGRWREDFPFYPVGYGNVGITARMMTAVAQAQQRVDPAKAARYQAALDRAATYVRAHMNDLTDGPDEDGQRYTHQVAWAMVGLKAAGPGAGGENTQALASLATRLLSTRAGGGAPGWGSLEGDAPDEFATGISLYALCLAGETPGEHARMADALEWLKARQAPDGSWGASTRYPDIPTTFASLGLACFGDYSVGVTVSGGTRQPFEHDLPRVQSVTYPVTVRNHGYRTDSYRLSTQGGLTGWTATLNRTTLELGPGAEANLLLTITAPEGLEPSLTSDVMVVAASVEAAGVRGSVRVTTYTNPPPPTEGVPTTTTILSPANGELTVALSNTLSARVEDARGWEARGPGMGVVTFSVAGVTVGADNDADGDGVYSIVWRPRASTWSELGAQDLRAVYSGVTLAPARENRLGSTASFAVTVHPSPFPAPSVTLCGLPDFTDALTLEVCGFVTPLAPGAEIDSATFVIQGVSHPVAPDPSGGFVDTVLPLVDGPNVIRLVATDSFGGIASEEATVMVDNTAPSVTFLSPTNGQAMTTYSVDVRMVVRDWSPVRVETNWVQVTDVPAGGGDVTHRVDLWPGENLILVRATDSVGHVTEHMLMVWVDAETPWVSTGLPDGWLVGPQPGDTLPYDIGVYSASSTTVTLSTGRTYALPRGGGGVQATLDLVPGDNTFTIDVTSETGMRTTLSRTVRYDNSAPEAELLLPVPGQTYSGVIQLTARVTDTLSGVRGVAFTRDGSGIRAAALQPDGTWTAELDTRELVDGEHTVEVWMDDHAGNFVIQTFPFFTRNTP from the coding sequence ATGCCCTCACACGTCGCTTTTCTGCACCCACCGCGCTCGACGCTCGCGTTGAGCACGTTCGTCCTCGTCTCGCTGACGGGGCTGCTGCTCTCCAACACCGCGCGCGCCGCCACCAACGCCGAGTCCGCGCAGCGCGCCATCAACTTCCTCAGCGCCGACGCGGAGAACTGGTCCGCGCGCTTCGGCTGCACGTCCTGCCACCGCCACGGCGCGGCGATGTTCGGCCTCACGAACGCGCGCACCAAGGGCTACGACTTGGACGCGCTCACGTACAACGGGCGCACCAACCGGCAGAACCTGGACGCCATCATGGCGCGCGTCGTGTCCGAGCAGCGCGCGGACGGCTCCTGGTACCACGAGGACATCCACTACCCGAACGCGAAGAGCAGCTACTCCGCCTTCGGGCTCGCGGGCTACGACGCCCACCTGGGCACGCGCTATTCGGACGTGCTGGTGCTCGCCGCGGACTGGTCCCTGACGCGGCAGGACGCCAACGGCCGCTGGCGCGAGGACTTCCCCTTCTACCCGGTGGGCTACGGCAACGTGGGCATCACCGCGCGGATGATGACGGCCGTCGCCCAGGCCCAGCAGCGCGTGGACCCGGCCAAGGCCGCGCGCTACCAGGCGGCGCTGGACCGCGCGGCCACGTACGTGCGCGCGCACATGAACGACCTGACGGACGGCCCGGATGAGGACGGCCAGCGCTACACGCACCAGGTGGCGTGGGCCATGGTGGGCCTCAAGGCCGCAGGCCCCGGCGCGGGCGGTGAGAACACCCAGGCCCTGGCGTCCCTGGCCACGCGTCTGCTGTCCACGCGCGCGGGCGGTGGCGCTCCGGGTTGGGGCTCGCTCGAAGGCGACGCACCGGACGAGTTCGCCACCGGCATCTCCCTGTACGCGCTGTGCCTCGCGGGGGAGACGCCCGGAGAACACGCGCGCATGGCGGACGCGCTCGAATGGCTCAAGGCGCGGCAGGCGCCGGACGGAAGCTGGGGCGCGAGCACGCGCTACCCGGACATCCCCACCACCTTCGCCTCGCTGGGCCTGGCCTGCTTCGGCGACTACAGCGTCGGCGTCACCGTCAGCGGCGGGACACGTCAGCCCTTCGAGCATGACCTGCCGCGCGTGCAGTCCGTCACCTACCCCGTCACGGTGCGAAACCACGGCTACCGCACGGACAGCTACCGCCTGAGCACGCAGGGTGGGCTCACCGGTTGGACGGCGACGCTGAACCGCACCACGCTGGAGCTCGGGCCCGGCGCCGAGGCGAACCTGCTCCTCACCATCACCGCGCCCGAGGGACTGGAGCCGTCGCTCACCTCGGACGTCATGGTGGTGGCGGCCTCGGTGGAGGCCGCTGGCGTGCGCGGCTCCGTGCGCGTCACCACGTACACCAACCCGCCGCCGCCCACCGAGGGCGTGCCCACCACCACCACGATTCTGTCGCCCGCGAACGGCGAGCTCACCGTGGCCCTGTCCAACACCCTGTCCGCGCGCGTGGAGGATGCCCGCGGCTGGGAGGCGCGCGGCCCGGGCATGGGCGTGGTGACGTTCTCCGTCGCCGGCGTCACCGTGGGCGCGGACAACGACGCGGACGGAGACGGCGTGTATTCCATCGTGTGGCGGCCCCGCGCCTCCACCTGGAGCGAGCTGGGCGCGCAGGACCTGCGCGCGGTGTACTCGGGCGTGACGCTGGCGCCCGCGCGGGAGAACCGCCTGGGCAGCACGGCGTCCTTCGCGGTGACGGTCCACCCGTCGCCCTTCCCCGCGCCGTCGGTGACGCTGTGCGGCCTGCCGGACTTCACGGACGCGCTGACGCTGGAGGTGTGCGGCTTCGTCACGCCCCTGGCGCCGGGCGCGGAAATCGACTCGGCCACCTTCGTCATCCAGGGCGTCAGCCACCCCGTGGCGCCGGACCCGAGCGGCGGCTTCGTGGACACGGTGCTGCCGCTGGTGGACGGGCCCAACGTCATCCGGCTGGTGGCCACCGACTCGTTCGGCGGCATCGCCAGCGAGGAGGCCACGGTGATGGTGGACAACACCGCCCCGTCCGTCACCTTCCTCTCCCCCACCAATGGCCAGGCGATGACGACCTACAGCGTGGACGTGCGGATGGTGGTGCGGGACTGGTCCCCCGTGCGCGTGGAGACCAACTGGGTGCAGGTGACGGACGTGCCCGCGGGCGGCGGCGACGTGACGCACCGGGTGGACCTGTGGCCGGGGGAGAACCTCATCCTGGTGCGCGCCACCGACTCCGTGGGCCACGTCACCGAGCACATGTTGATGGTGTGGGTGGACGCGGAGACGCCGTGGGTGTCCACCGGCCTGCCGGACGGGTGGCTCGTGGGGCCGCAGCCCGGGGACACGCTGCCCTACGACATCGGCGTGTACTCCGCGTCCTCGACGACGGTGACGCTGTCCACCGGGCGGACGTACGCGCTGCCTCGCGGCGGCGGCGGCGTGCAGGCGACGCTGGACCTGGTGCCCGGGGACAACACCTTCACCATCGATGTGACGAGTGAGACGGGCATGCGCACCACGCTGTCGCGCACCGTCCGCTACGACAACAGCGCGCCCGAGGCCGAGTTGCTGCTGCCAGTGCCGGGGCAGACGTACAGCGGGGTGATTCAGCTCACCGCGCGGGTGACGGACACGTTGAGCGGGGTGCGGGGCGTGGCCTTCACGCGGGATGGCTCGGGCATCCGGGCCGCCGCGCTCCAGCCGGACGGCACCTGGACGGCGGAGCTGGACACGCGCGAGCTGGTGGATGGCGAGCACACCGTGGAGGTGTGGATGGACGACCATGCGGGGAACTTCGTCATCCAGACGTTCCCCTTCTTCACGCGCAACACGCCGTAG
- a CDS encoding chloride channel protein has protein sequence MGAQHPANGPPGGIASQEGRGSTRTLLGSLTGPEQRFWVLVVLVGLIAGLGAVALLKVLRFTQQLFWRSTGEDFLAGVAAAPTWRRVLIPILGGALVTLLTLIVGRPMRGHGTAGIIESIWVKSGRLSLPRALLRGLVSILAVALGAPLGREGALLSTGAASGSALAQWLRLGPGQARLLVACGASAGMASAYNVPIGAALFGLEVLLGSFALELFGPIVVSCVVATLVSRGLIADHPSFVIPDYTLLHPRELVLAMLLGIGVGVASAFYVRGINAVSDLLDRVAAWLAPFLPLLSMTVVGVTAVWLPQLLGNGYDAVNAALLGKLPLSLLLLLPLAKLALTATCAGAGVPGGLFTPSLFYGGLLGGAFGLLAEQVLPGGAPSGAYALLGMGAVLAGTTHASVSAVLLIFELTGDYPLVLPLMLSAVVSAAVSRRLEPESLYTAVLNRRNVRIPATVPHWLRQEGARALLKPVHQRVAPSAPLQEVLAFLLEQPLGQDLYVTDEQGRYRGALVLDQLKGHLPDHSQLHATIAADLMDVRVSPITPGLSLGEVAARFTETSLERLPVVDGQRRLLGTISKVDVLKQGTF, from the coding sequence GTGGGCGCCCAACACCCAGCCAACGGTCCTCCCGGTGGCATTGCCTCCCAGGAAGGGCGTGGCTCCACCAGGACACTCCTGGGGAGCCTCACCGGCCCGGAGCAACGCTTCTGGGTGCTCGTCGTCCTGGTGGGGCTCATCGCGGGCCTGGGCGCGGTGGCCCTGCTCAAGGTGCTCCGCTTCACCCAGCAGCTCTTCTGGCGGAGCACCGGCGAGGACTTCCTCGCGGGCGTCGCGGCGGCCCCCACGTGGCGCCGCGTGCTCATTCCGATACTCGGCGGCGCCCTGGTGACGCTGCTGACGCTCATCGTCGGCCGCCCCATGCGCGGCCACGGCACCGCCGGCATCATCGAGTCCATCTGGGTGAAGTCCGGCAGGCTGTCCCTCCCCCGCGCCCTGTTGCGCGGTCTGGTCTCCATCCTCGCCGTGGCGCTGGGGGCGCCGCTGGGCCGCGAGGGCGCGCTGCTGTCCACCGGCGCGGCCAGTGGCTCGGCCCTGGCCCAATGGCTGCGGCTGGGGCCCGGACAGGCCCGCCTGCTGGTGGCCTGTGGCGCCTCCGCCGGCATGGCCTCCGCGTACAACGTGCCCATTGGCGCGGCCCTCTTCGGCCTGGAGGTCCTGCTGGGCAGCTTCGCGCTGGAGCTCTTCGGCCCCATCGTCGTCTCGTGCGTGGTGGCGACGCTCGTCTCGCGCGGCCTCATCGCGGACCACCCCAGCTTCGTGATTCCCGACTACACACTGCTGCACCCGCGCGAGCTGGTGCTGGCCATGCTGCTGGGCATCGGCGTGGGCGTCGCGTCCGCCTTCTACGTCCGCGGCATCAACGCCGTGTCGGACCTGCTGGACCGGGTCGCCGCGTGGCTGGCGCCCTTCCTGCCCCTGTTGTCGATGACGGTGGTGGGCGTGACGGCGGTGTGGCTGCCGCAGCTCCTGGGCAATGGCTATGACGCGGTGAACGCGGCGCTGCTCGGCAAGCTGCCGTTGTCCCTGCTGCTGCTGCTCCCCCTGGCGAAGCTGGCCCTCACCGCCACGTGCGCGGGCGCGGGCGTGCCCGGAGGCCTCTTCACCCCGTCCCTCTTCTACGGCGGGCTGTTGGGCGGCGCGTTCGGCCTGCTCGCCGAACAGGTGCTCCCCGGCGGCGCCCCCAGCGGGGCCTACGCCCTGCTGGGCATGGGCGCGGTGCTCGCGGGCACCACCCACGCCTCCGTCTCCGCGGTGCTCCTCATCTTCGAGCTCACCGGGGACTACCCCCTGGTGCTGCCGCTGATGTTGAGCGCCGTGGTGTCCGCGGCCGTGAGCCGGCGACTGGAACCCGAGTCGCTCTACACCGCCGTGCTCAACCGCCGCAACGTGCGCATCCCCGCCACCGTGCCGCACTGGCTCCGCCAGGAAGGCGCCCGCGCGCTGCTCAAGCCCGTGCACCAGCGCGTGGCCCCGTCAGCGCCGCTCCAGGAGGTGCTGGCCTTCCTGCTCGAGCAGCCCCTGGGCCAGGACCTCTACGTCACCGACGAGCAGGGGCGGTACCGGGGCGCGCTGGTGCTCGACCAGTTGAAGGGACACCTGCCGGACCACTCGCAGCTCCACGCCACCATCGCCGCGGACCTGATGGACGTGCGCGTGAGCCCCATCACGCCTGGGCTGTCGCTGGGAGAGGTCGCCGCGCGTTTCACGGAGACCTCGCTGGAGCGACTGCCCGTGGTGGATGGGCAGCGGCGCCTGCTTGGCACAATCTCCAAGGTGGACGTGTTGAAGCAAGGGACCTTCTGA